One part of the Pelecanus crispus isolate bPelCri1 chromosome 20, bPelCri1.pri, whole genome shotgun sequence genome encodes these proteins:
- the LOC142595419 gene encoding calcium/calmodulin-dependent protein kinase type IV-like, whose product MPSSKTGSEYWIDGSHREMTLEDFYVVGPELGRGATSVVYSCEEKGTGTPYAAKILKKTIDKKIVRTEIGVLLRLSHPNIIKLKEIFETPSEIALVLELVTGGELFDRIVERGFYSERDAAHVVKQILEAVSYLHENGVVHRDLKPENLLYADLSPDAPLKIGDFGLSKIVDEQDTMKTVCGTPGYCAPEILHGCPYGPEVDMWSVGVITYILLCGFEPFFDPRGDQYMYSRILTCDYEFVSPWWDEVSLNAKDLVKKLIVLDPQKRLTVYQALEHPWVTGKAAKFAHMDSTQKKLQEFNARRKLKAAMKAVVASSRLGNHGHHDWSRSGRSQGGSRGSCLPQGTGTAGPEATAAEDLDAFQSDCPAVPKVPMNGAGRKS is encoded by the exons GGGAGCCACCTCGGTGGTGTACAGCTGCGAGGAGAAGGGCACGGGCACCCCGTACGCCGCCAAGATACTGAAGAAGACG ATTGACAAAAAGATCGTGAGGACGGAGATCGGGGTCCTGCTGCGGCTCTCGCACCCCAATATC ATCAAGCTGAAGGAGATCTTCGAGACGCCCTCCGAGATCGCGCTCGTGCTGGAGCTGGTGACGGGAGGAGAGCTCTTCGACAG GATCGTGGAGAGGGGTTTCTACAGCGAGCGGGACGCGGCCCACGTCGTCAAGCAGATCCTGGAAGCCGTTTCG TATTTGCACGAAAACGGAGTCGTCCACCGCGACCTGAAGCCGGAGAACCTGCTCTACGCAGACCTGTCCCCCGATGCTCCCCTTAAAATCG GTGACTTCGGGCTCTCCAAGATCGTGGACGAACAGGACACCATGAAAACCGTCTGCGGGACGCCGGGGTACTGCG CCCCCGAAATCCTCCACGGGTGCCCGTATGGCCCCGAAGTGGATATGTGGTCCGTGGGCGTCATCACCTACATCCT GCTCTGCGGCTTCGAGCCGTTCTTCGACCCGCGAGGGGACCAGTACATGTACAGCCGCATCCTCACCTGCGACTACGAGTTCGTGTCCCCGTGGTGGGATGAGGTTTCCCTCAACGCCAAGGACTTG GTCAAAAAATTGATCGTCCTGGACCCCCAGAAGAGACTGACCGTCTACCAGGCTCTGGAGCATCCCTGGGTCACCGGGAAAGCCGCTAAATTTGCTCACATGGACAGCACGCAGAAGAAACTGCAGGAATTTAATGCCAGGCGGAAACTGAAG GCCGCCATGAAAGCCGTGGTGGCTTCCAGCCGCTTGGGCAACCACGGGCACCACGACTGGTCCCGCAGCGGGCGTAGCCAGGGGGGCTCCCGGGgttcctgcctgccccaggggaCGGGGACCGCCGGCCCCGAAGCCACCGCCGCCGAGGACCTCGACGCTTTCCAGAGCGACTGCCCCGCCGTGCCCAAGGTTCCCATGAACGGCGCCGGCCGCAAGAGCTAA